TTTGTGAACATTTAAAATTACTGTGATATAAAATTGCTTTCTCATGGCTCCtaaagaaagggggagaaaagggaagatTTCTGCAGGTCAAGTAAGCTTGATAACTTCATTACTGCTTAGAAGTATTTTGATACTGCTACAAGCCATTCTCGTGGCTTCTCTTTAATACATTAGATCCAGGCAGTGTTTagctttctttgttttaaacttgCTTCTCTGTAAATGGAGAACAGAACATGTTCTCCTTGATAGCATTTTGAGCACAGTCATTTTGTCTACGTTAATATCAGCTATTCTTCAAGACAAATTTCTACAGTCTGGAAACTGCTTGGGGGAGCAGCTATTTCCTTCCAAGTGCTGCCTCCGTGGTAAAAGTGGTCAGAAATGTGACTCTCCTGAATGCCAGATCATGACATGTGACTGAGATTTGATGAAGTAGAATAATTACAAGCATAATTAGCTATGCCCCTCCTGGAAAACTGGGTCCTTTTGCTGGGAGTTGCAATACCAGTATTAAGTAGACTTACAGAACTGTTCTCAGTGGCCTGAGTGATCCATGAGTGATGAGAGCTGTGCAGCCAAAACCGTTTCAAGTATCAGTATGACAGATCTAAGCTTTCCTACTTCACACGGTTGCCCAGACATTTGAAATGATATTTAAGCGGACAGAATCATGTGACTGTTTCAATTCTGCAAACTAAATACACTCTACCCTTTCTTCCCTAGCATTTGCAGACCTGCCAAATTTGATGCAGCATCTGGATAATAACTTTAAATACTGGAAAGGACTAGATGAAAGGAAGCTGCGGAGCCTTCGACCACCACCAGAATAGCAATTAGACCATGGTGTGTAATTTTCTAACCAGATGCATATTTGTTCAAGCTCACTTTTATTCATGTGATTTGAGATTTGTTTTGGTCTCTTCAGTGTTACAGTAAGGCTTAGCCCATGCACTTGGGGAGCTTTGAAATTCAAGAGAACATGAGGTCAGCAGTTGACTTCCACAAACTACCACGTGTGGACTCCAATGAAATAAACCTACCAAGTGGAATTACACTGGATTGCTGGCAGTACTTGTACTGAAGAGGGTTTATTAGTGAACATATTTTTTGTGATATCTCCATACCAGTATGTGAAGCTGGAAGACCTTGAAGAATCCTCATAAAAAGGACATTCACTAGAAGATTTTGCTTAATCCTCAATCCTGCAAGTGAAAAAGAAGTATCTATTAATAGAGACTCATAGCTTTTATGAGAAAGCTACATGCTTTTTATAAGCACTTAAGACAGTTACATAGAACAATCAGACATTCAAAATGCAACTCTCTAAGAAGGAATTTTTGATCTATGAAAAATAGATGTACTCTATTTTTTCACATCACAGAAGGTGCAATCATTCACTTCTGAGCACTACTGAAAGTGAGTTCTCTAAGAAATTTAGTAGCAAATGTAAAAAATAACACAAGAATTTTTGAGGTTGATCGTTAGCATCTATGATTAAAATGATacgttttatttattttgttagatGTTCAATATTTTCTATGAATTTATAAATACTTAAAAGCCAAAGCCAACTTTAGATGCATTACAAATTTACATGATTCATACTCATTAATATACATTTAATTGATGTACAGaccttttattttcataatgCAAATACAAGATACTATACAATGATACATTTTTATTGCACTGTAAGGATAGATGTGTATGTTTAAATATTGTCTGATTTATgttaattaaaataagttttattgAAAAGGTCTCACTTGAGAATAGTAGAATAAACAAGAAATGTATCCTGTCTGAGCACCAGAACTGCAGTAGTTCTCCCACAAACCAGTGATGATGACCTGATCTTCCCTTGgctacaaaaaaataataatatgttggaactttttgttttctcccatgAAACTTTATGACTGAATTCCCTGTCAAAGTCTGCCTTATTTTATATAGTATTTCTACAAAGCATTCCACAGCATATATGAAGAGGTAATACTAAACAGCTAACGAATTTCAACATTTTATAGCCTATGTATTTTCCTCTGCCatgaaagaaacagaacataaaaccaccaacaaaaaccTTTAACTCAAGAAGTTTGTAAAGGCTCTGTACCATCACAATTTGAATGAAACATTCATAGCAAAcaccagaaaataataaaatgtatattttaagaaGTGTCAAAGTCCTAGCCATTTCATTTGAAACTTATTTACTTTGTAGTTTGCAGACTAACAGATACATGAAATTCTTTTAAAGCTAACCAGATACTTGCTGTCTGGGGAAGGGAAGATTTGAGGGGGTTGGACTGGCATAAGCGTGATGGTATATGGCTGTCAAGCCCCTGTGTTTGTGGCCTGCCCTTGGCAAGCCCATCAAACCCTTGTGTGCCCTTGGACAAGTCTCTTCACAGCTAAAAGCCGTGCCACGCCGTATTCCACTGACGGACTAGAAGAGTATCCTGTCAGCCTGCCCGGTAGGCAGAAAGGCACTCCAAAAGCACTGAAAGAATTGCTGACTGTTGTCAGTGCAGAGACAACTGACTTCATTTTGAACCATTCCTGAAGAAGCACAAGCATGGGAGTGATGGATGATGTAGCAGTTCAGGGATTGCAGCAGTGGGACCCTTAAAGCAGGTAAGAAAGGAACAGGTGGCTGCTCCAGGTGTtacctgttcctgtgtttctcCTTCATCTCCAAGCTGATAAGACTCATGGGCCACCACCATTTGTAGCTCGCTACCGTTCATGTTTGTGTTACGCCTTTCTGCCAGTGCTGCCCTTACCCTGCAATATATTTCCATTGAAGGCTGAAAAAACCAAGTATCCTATATTTTCAAAGGGAACATGCAAGGAGAGGGAAAGTTGGCTGCCAGATGCATTGTTTTCCTGGCAATATTATATTGTGTTTCCCTGTATGTGCAGCTATTGTAATCAGCTTTAATTTGCCACCTGGCATTGATCTCTTCTGTTGTATGCAGGCTCCTGTGCCTAGTTCAAGGAAAAGCCACTCCAGCTTCATTAGAGGCAAGCTGTATCACACATTCTCCACTTACCTGCTGCAGTGAGGCTAGGAGAGGAAAAGTAACAGCATATGGGCCCAGGGAATGTCTGCAAGAAGGGGGTAAAAATAATACTTCATAAGCATAGTTAATATTCTGGGTTATATTAATGAATGATAAAAGCAGTTAATTTAATAGACTATAAAAATGCCTGATGCATCTTTATCGAAAAGATGTGATTAATATGATTAATTCCCTGAAATTCACACTGCATCTTTAATGCCATTACTTGGAGTGTAGAGCTGTGCTAATCAACCCTCTGTATCAGCCAGATTTATGTCCATATTGGTGTACAATAATTTCAGTTAACATAAACCACTGAGCTGCAGTCACTGAATGGAGCTCTGTTCATTCTGCTGTCCATTTAACTTTCACTGTTGCCAGGGACAGATTATAATTAAAGTCTGGGACCATGATGCCTGATCCTCCCCTAAGATctcttcccacagagctgctctctaCAAGCTACACCTCTCAAGCCTTCTGTGCAGTGTGAGGCTGTGCAGGTTCAGGGGGGCGGTTCTAGGCTGCTGCCCCTGCAGCAGAAGGGCCTTGCTGTGGAGCAATAATGTGATACTCATCGCTCCAGGATCCAGATGTCTTTGGATCCCATTGCAAATTCTTCAGCCGTTCCAGATCCCCTTACTTTCTTCTCCAAGAAGAAAGCAACATCCCATGCCCTGTGCTCTGAACCCTTTCCAGTTTAGTGTGTCTTTCCATGCTTTTTGAACTGTTACTCAGCGATGGAGCTCTGCTTGGAACAGAACCATGGCTTTACTGATGGTCCTTCACCATGGAAGGGAGAACACTGGAATAAGCTGAAAGAGTGTGATTGAAGTTACTCACAATTTCAGACAGGCTGGCAGTCTTACACAGTGTCTGCACTTTTCATTTGTTCTTGCTTTAATGCTAATACAAGAGTAAATTCCAATGTAGACATGATGAAGAAGTCCTCTGTGCACCTCTGGGGTTTTAATCTGAAAGCTTGgtgttttaaaactgaataaGGTTCAGCAATTGAGCATTAAATGACCCATTCAGAATTATTTGCTCTATTTTCCATGCTGCATATTTTCAATCAGGTAATACTGCTGCTAAACGTGGGTATTGCTTTAGTTGCTTCCAGGTGAGCCTGAACTATTGTGATTTGGTAAAAAAAATGTTGGCTCCTCAGCAAATTGCCCTAGATGAATATCTTGGTCCCTTCAAGGAATAGGTATAAAATTCTGTGTAATAATTGCTTATTCCTACAAAAGGAGAAACCAGTCAGGCATTGTGCACACCCACCTTGTCACAGGTCTGAAGATGGCCTTCATACTACGATTGTCCCAATGgctatatataaattaaaaatcaccTGAAACGGAATGAATGCCCTAGTTTTTGTTGTAGTGCTTTTTGCTGTGGCTGTCTGCTTGTCTCAGTAGAGACATCATTGATATGACACTAAAGAAAAGGTCATGAACATGAAGGAACTGAAGCAATGACAAAGCCGTCCCTCATTCTCATTCacataaaagagaagaaaggataATAAAATTAAACATCTACTAATCCCTTACAGGATGCTCAGAAACAGCACGGGGAAACTGTAGTCAGTTGTGCCCTTCTGTGAGACCAGAAGGGTTTGAGTCATGACTGCATGGAGCACTTTGAAGTGAACTCTCAGAGCTATTCACAAGCCTCAAAACAAATAATCTCTCTGCTGACGTGTCACGTCATGCCTCCAAGGTACAGTGGTCCCAGGGGTGCTCGTTAAATGATACCAGGATGATTGCATTTCATTCTGACATGATGTTTGGATGCAGAAAATGAGCTTTTAAATTAACTGCCGTGTCCCTGTGTGGCCTGTACTGCTGATTCAGAACAAAGGGGATGTCCAGGTGCTTCAGCTGGTTTTTGTTCTGCTGAAGCTATGGCTCTGTGGGCAAAGAACTTTTGTGTTGTAACTCCACCAAATGCTCTCGGTGCCTGCTTTGAATGTTACTAGGGCAAAGTGTctcatgttttccttttatttttccccttgtttaacatctttaagAATCTCCTCCCACACAAACCTCAGTGAATTTAGCTTTGCAAACTCTGCAAAGCTATGTGTTAGCATCCTCTTTAACAAGCAAGGCAACTGAGTTAGAAAAGGCCAGAGGACCCAGAGCCACTAAGCAAAATGTGTTTGAGGCTTCTAAACACCTTTGAAGTCCTGGACCTTCAAGCCCTCCCCATGGTTTAACAGTGAGTCTCTCTCAGGCCAGGAAACAGTCTTCTGGTCTTCCGATGTTCCACTTCTTCCCTCTCAGCTTCTttgtcttccatttttcttctgatcCCATTTGCTAGGAGTCCTTCACTTCACTTCCACTGGCTGTGCATCTCCTTCAAACACACAGCCTTAATGCTGGGACTAAATCCTGCCTTTCAAACTGACTCTTGCTGCTTACAACAACTTTTGCCACAAGAAAATCTTTTTCTGATGCAAGTTAAAGTGATCCTAGAAAAATAACCTATGATGGCTGAAAGCCTCACAGTGTTATCCACAGGCAGAAGGAGAACACAAACACAGTTAACTAAAACAGCTTGCTACTGCATGTATGTGAAGTCTTTTGTATTCTACTCCCACATGCAAATTGACGTTCAGGAGTGTTCACAGGCACCTCTGCCTTTGAGGTTATGTTAGCAAATACAAGCAGCTGTGGACACTTGTTGAAATTTGAATCTCTCTTTTCTTGGTTTGCTTGCTCCCCCCCTCGAGTGGCAAGAGTCATTGCTAGAGCTAAAACTAATCTTAGTTCAGCCCATGGTAATTAACAGAAGTTACTTTATCCTTCAATCACATGCGTTTCTCTTGAGGTAGTGAAATAGCACAGCAACACACAGTTTTAGAGAGGAAGTGAAAAAGGTGATTGCCTGGTTTTGAAATGAAAGGGGGAATTTAGCCAGTGTGTAATTATTCAAGTGAGAAGTTGGTCCTGTCTGTCTTTAATATTCCAAAGTGGTATTTGATGTAAATCCTTCCCCAGAGTTCATTACATTAGCTCTTAGCTCAACCTGAGCACACCGAGTGCCAAGTTCAGCGTGCAGCATGTTTTATAACCGAGTAGAATGACGTCATCCCAGTGATCCTGCAGCTCCCTAGTTCCTTGGGAGGAGGTATGGCTTTGTCTTCAGCCTAAAGATGAAATGGAATATGTTTGATGAGATTCCCTTGGTATTTGCAGTGTAGAACGTGTGAGGAATATTGCTTTGCACCTCCAGCAAGAACTGTCcctttttgccttaaaaaaattaaataaaataagttACTTTgcttgtaatatttttctttgccgaaaatgaaaattttcctttACAAATCCCTAGGTGCTTTACAAGAAGACCGACAGAGCCCTTTTGCAGGTGGGTAAAATAAGTTGCAGGGAAGCATAGTGGCTTGTTGGCATCCACCCCGTGGCAAACCCTGGTCTAGTCCTGggggctgccaggcagctgctgagGGTTCTGGGTTGAACCacgctgatttattttttttttaaagagtgggAAGATAAATTTAGAAAATTTCATAACGGTTTGTCACCGCTGCTTTACAGAAATACTGATCAGAGCTCCTGAGAAGCCAGAAATCCATCCTCCCTCCACACTTTGTCCTGACCTCAGTGAGACTCGGGGGAGTGCAGAGTCCCAGCGCCTGTCCCTAGCGGTGGGTGGTGCCAACTATTTCAGATGCTGTTTACCGTAAGTAAGAACGACTGCAATGATATAGCATGAATGTAAGTGCTAAGAAACAGGCAAGATGCCCAGCCACCCCACCGAGACTGGGCTGGGAACGGCATGCGTAACATCAGCCACAGCTATGGGGGATAGTTGGAGAGAAAGATTGCAACTGCAATGAACAGACAGTTTTCAGGGCACTGTGAGAGCAGAATGAAATTCTCCTCACTATACAACCAAGCCCTGAAAGTGAGCAGCCTCTCCCAGCCCTGAAAATCCATGCTGGCAGACTCAGTGCAAATATGCTGTCCCCTGTTATGACAAATCTCTGACAAGCCAAGGtcagaaagcagaaagttttagCTGCTCTATCATGCcaggaacaaaaaataaaagccaaaaaacaaccacaaattcaaagaaaacaaaaagccttgTTTTAAAATAAGCTGTTTTAAATAAACAAGTGTTCTTTTGGTCTTTGAACCACATCAGAGTACATACCTAACAATATTTGTTAAGTAAATATCAGTGACATGTTTAAGTCTGGCTCAGTATGCATTAGCAAAGTGGtatttgtgttgcttttgttgtAACAAGAGTCAATAGTGTTTCTAGAAGGTGGTCTGAAAAAAAGGGACTTTGGGTTATTTTTCCCACTTAGCATCCCACAGAGAAACATCTGCCCACCAGTAACCCCACCGCAGGACTTTTAAGTAAAAAAACCTTCCCAATGCACTGATTTTGGTGAAGTTATACTTCACTTTTATTGTCTTAGGTCAGTTCCTAATATGCCTTTTAGGTGTTATTTTTTTACCCATAGATCCACCTCTTAGATTATTTTGGCTTTCCGAGGGAAGTCTGCCCCAAGACTGGTCGCAAATACATGGTGACATTATTATAGCCTGTACCTGAAGCACTATGGTGCCATGGCTGAGCACAGTTCAGACCTATTCCCACCTCTTCTGATCAGCTAGTCCCTGAGCTTAGATTTTATTCAGTTTGATACTAGTGCTGTAGGCACAGAAAGCTCCCTGCACAGACCTGCTCCTCATAGCGTTGCAACTGGGCTGACCCAGTGTCAGCCAAGATACACACACTAGTGCTATACAGAAAGCTACTGAGGGATCAAGAGGTCACCACACAGCCAAAAAGCCAATGGTTGCTTTTCCAtgtgcagcaaaagaaaaaaatcaatttctaatttaaatagatctttgtatttgtatttttgtttgtctgtccTTTGACGTTTTGCCTTATTTAACTCGTAAGAGCCAGATGGTAACTCTAGGGTTAATGCACAGACGGGGGCAGGCAAAGCAAGAGAACAGGCTGTAACAGTGACGCTGCTGAATTTTAAATTCTCCAGCGGAACAGAGGTTTTCTTTTACATCTTATGGGCTGTGAGGAAGTCAGACTGCCTCTTAAGTGTCCTTTCCTGTATGGCAATAGAAGTGATCTCTTTGGGCATGCTCAGAAATTTTGGGCTTAATAAATCATCACTGTAGACTACGTGCTTCCATGTCTGGGAAACGGTGTGACTTTTTCTCCCTGCCTTTGCGGGGTGTTGGAGAGGAGAAAAGGTCATGCTCTGTGGGACCCAAGGGGGGAAACTGCAGTTCGTGATTCAGGCTTGAGCTACCCCAAAGTCAGGCCATTGGAGTCACGGTGAGGCTCTGCAGGCAAAAATGACAGCCAGGCTTTTATCTGTATGCCATGGCATCACAGGTCAATACTatgacttctttctcttctttaaagCTTTCATGTCAGAGGAATCAAAGCCCCCTACCTCCCCTTCTCAAATTGCCTCCGGTTAATAATAGCACGAACAGTAGTTAGCCCAGGTTTCAAAGAGGCTTTGATGAGATATTGCTCTTTGATAAGCCATTTCAAGGGCAGGAGGCAAAGTGTTTACTTTGCTTGGAAGAGGAGTCTGATGAgcaatttacttttcttttgctgAGGCCAAGCAGAGCTTTGTTACCTCCAGAATATGGAGATTGCAGAGGTGGTTCACGGCTACTGCTCTTTACCTCTGGCTATTTCTTTGCCTTATGCAAGAATAAAAGTTACAAATGAAGCCCAGCAGCCTGTTCCTACCTGTGACACCTGCCTCTGTGCTGAGCCTTAGCAACCATCCACTCCCCAGCTTTCCTTCCCTCCCATGACTGTTTTTCCTGCCTTTGGCTGTCCCGGGAGGCCCTGAGGAATTAGGAGTGCCATGAAACCCGGGAGTGCCGCTGGCCCAGAGGCAAGAGCGAGCTGTAGCTGCATGAATAGCTGAGCCCTCCCTAACCATGCACTGCAGCAGAAAGGTGCAAACAGGGAAATCAGGCTTTGGGTTGGGCTGGCCAGTCTGACTGGTGGTGAGCCAACCTGTAAGACGTGGAATTATTTAGTCTGAGGATACTGAAGCTCTCCCAAAGCCTAGGCCTGTACTAAATGCAGCAGGTGCTTTCCTGGAGACGGGAAAAGCCACAGCAAAGGGGTGAAGGCAAGCTACTGACTCTTGCTACAAGAAAGCTTTACAAACTCAGATTATAAATGGCAAGGCTATTTAATGTTCATTTCATGAAGCATTTTACTATACGGGCTGTGAAATATATCAGACTCACTGTCCAGGCACAATAAATAGGTCTACTCCAGCAGCCTAACTGCACCTTTCAGATCAGCAGGGGAGGAGGACAGGGCAGGAGGTGTTGCAGTGGCCACAGGCGTTTCCTGACCGTGTGCTTTCCAACGCTGTAGGTGGAACATAAGGAATTTTGTTTTAGAGATTGAAAGAAAACTTGAGTGTATGCAGTGGGCTGCAAGATATCTCCGACTAGAGGGACTCTACACGCTACTTCGGGCCCAGCCGACGCAGGCGGGTTTGGGAGCTGTAAACCACCTGCCCCAGGGTTGAGATAACTCGGCGATGGTGTcacggcccgaccccgctggtgGCAGCGCGGTGGCTGCTGCGGCCCAGGAGAGCTGGTGGCTCTCACGGAGCTGTGCCAAGAGCTGTGCCCACCCCAGGGCCCAGGGGGAAAGGAAATCGGTTGCCCCACCCGGTAGCAGGTTGTTATTCACATGCTTAAATCTGCCGGACCAAGCACTTGTACCAGATGGAAAGGAGACGCACAAGGTAAGCGGGTGTTGCACGGGATGGGGGTGTTTGGGAGGGGGCTGCTAGAGGCAGCGAGTGAGCTACAGGCAGGGCCGTcgctggaaaaaacaaaacacgttTCGCCCGGGCGAGGGTCTGGCAGGCGGCAGCACGCGGTGGATCGGGTCGGTCAGCGCTCCGCAGGAAAATGCGGCGTTACCGGGGCTGAGGCGGCGCTCGGGTCAGCTCGGCTCGGCCGGCGGTTCCGTGCCCTCCCGAACCAGCCGCCTCCGACGCGGGCGCCGCCCGGGCGCCTCCGCAGGCGCCATTTCCCCGGGGACGGCGGCGGGAGGGCTGCGggccaccaccccccccaccccgaggtcCCACCCCGAGCAAAACACGGATCGTCTCCCCGCTCCGAGGCTGCTGCcggcgaggggaggggagagccGCGCCCGCCCGGCTCTGAGGTCGTATTTACTGAAGCGAagaaggagccggccccggcccggcggcaagcgcccgcccgcccgggcagGAAGCGGCGCTGGGCGGccgctgcggcggggcgggggctcggCGCGGCGCCTCCGCCCGCAGGAAATGGCGGCGGCACGAGGTgaggcgggaggcggcgggggggtgtccgcatggcggcggggggggcccgcgCCCCAGCTCCGGCGCAGcgtctcctcctccctgcccgcgGCGGGTTGGGGCGGCGGGAgagcggcggcgcggcggagctCCCGTGCGGGGTGGCGGCTTCGGGCCTCGCTCCGCTCGCGGGTCGCGTAAAGGCCCcgcggagccgggccgggcctcgCCTCCCGGCCGCGGCGCTCCCCGTCACTCGTGTATCGCCTTGGAGGGTCAGCCGCCGTGGTGGGCGCCTCGCGTGGAAACGCCCGCGGCCCTGGCCGAGCCGCGGCTGCTGAAGAGCCGCCTCTGCCCGCAGCCCTTCCCCCGGGGCGGCCGGTAGGCGCTGCCGGGCCGCCTGCGGCTGCCTGCGGGCAGGGCTCGGCTCGGGCAGCGCCTGCAGCCGCCACCGGCCCTGCCCGAAGAGGAGCTGCCAGTGGGTTTGCGTTTAGGACGTAGCGTGAGTCCCGGCgctttgctgctgcagcctctctggTGCTGTGTTTAAGCCACAGCTTTGCCTCTGCAGAAAAACTCAGCTCCAGCTGTGGAACGGCCATCCTTTTGGCAGAGAGCACAGCCCCTTACAGCCATTTTATGAAGCAGTTCGTGGCCTTGCAGCGGAACAAGTAAAGCTTAAAACATAAGCTTGCTTGGAAAAGCTGGGGGCCAGGACAGCCGAGTCCCAGTATATACTGGCAGTTGAGCACACCAGCATAAATGCAGCAGAgagaaaatttcacagaaaacgTGTGTTGTGTCTTCAGCTGTCCCAGAACTGTGCAGAGACTCAGTGCAGGCCCGGTGCTGAGCTGAGCGGGAGGCAGAGCCTTACCTttgcctgggccctggctgcTTTGCTGTGCACTGCTAATGGGTGATACTGGTCACTGTTGGAAAACAGAGCAGGGCAGTTACAGAGGTGGAGCTGCctttggggcaggcagggtggtTAGGCTCTGTAGGCTCCTTTAGGAGAGCACAGTCAGTTCCTGAGACTTCCTAGGAGTTTCTTACAGAGATTGATCTGGAGGACTAAGAAAGTGGGGCCAGTGATACTCTATTGACTCCACTGATACTATCCTCCTAAATTAAATGGTGGAAGAACAAGGCCTGCCTGTGAGATAAAGTCAGGACCTACTTCATCTGCCTACAAGGTTTTAATGGCAATTAGAGGGGGCAAGTTAAAAGTCGGAAGTCTTCCTGTAGAAAACGGATGTGTTTGGTTTGAATTGGACATGCTAACCTGTACTGCAGGGCTGTTGTGTTGCCTGTTGTTGTATTTGTGCTTTTGACATTGTCTCACCTGTGTGTTTTTGCTCACAGACCCGTGGGTCCCTTTGTTCCCGGCTCCAGGACTGGGTGTGGAGGGACGCTGGACGTCCTGAAGGATTATGGTAACCAGTTTGGAAATTGTAACTTCAGCCACGGATGGTTTGTGTAAACCTGTCTGTTAACTGGTGCAGCCTAGTGAAAGGCTTCGTGTGATGCCCTCCAGTGGCAACAACGTGTACTGATACTTTAAATCAAGAGAGAACAGAAGGGAATTGGAAAAAGTGATCTTTTTGCTCACCCTGAAGCGGTTTGAGGGTAACTGCTTCTAAGCCCAAGGGCCTTTGGGCAGCCCTGGCAAAGCCCCCAGTTAGGTGCTGTGTGAGGCATGGCTGGGAGTGGCCCATCCTTCGGCAGTTCCTGCTGCTGCAAGTTCTGCAGGGACGCACAGGTCACTGCTGCAAATCAGGGCAGCCTCTGTGGTTCAGGTGGCCAGTACCAGAACTTTAGGCATGAGCTCCTGTCCTCCACAGAAGATTAATTTTGCTGTGTGTCAGTAAATGCACAGAgaaggaacaggaagaaaaacgCCACCAGATGCCAGGAAGAACACAGCACTCTCACAGCACTTAACTTGCTGTCGGAGACAACAGCTCattttagactagatattaggaaggatttctttgcagaaggggctgttgggcgttggaatgggctgcccggggcagggggggagtccccatccctggaggggtttaacagtcgggttgacccagcactgagggatctgatgtagttgggaaccgtcagtgtgaggtcagtggttggactggatgatctttaaagtcttttccaacttagatgattctgtgattctgtttttaacTGACTGTTGTCCTTTCACGTGATCTAGTTCAGCAGTGAGCCAGAGTTCCTGTAGACAGGCCGGAGATGAGAACTGGTTTTGCCTCATCTGAGACACCTTTCAGGACAAAGAAATGGCTCTCAGATTGACAGCTCGACACAGTTCTCCAAGATGAGCCCTTATACCCAGGATTCCAGATAAACCGAATATATTTGGTATTAGTTTGCTCTGGGGTACCATGCTGGACCTGTTAACACCCCTTAGCTTCAGTAGGAGACTCTTTTTACTTTCAAATGCAGCTCCCAGTTCTGTGCAGGGTTTGGCCCTTACAGCAGTACAGATGTGCTGCACTTCCACCCGTCTGGTGACTTACACAGAATGATGAGGTTGATGTCAGCTTCCAGCTTGGGTGCTGGACTGGTCTGATCAATAGACCCTGTAGTAGAAGTGGTGGCCTCCCTGTAAAGGGTTTATGTAAAGGTGATTCACAGTGACAgcaggttttaaaaaatttaggTTGTTCATGCCTTTTCCTTTGCTATATAAATAAGTAACAGGATTGGGATTCCT
This sequence is a window from Athene noctua chromosome 13, bAthNoc1.hap1.1, whole genome shotgun sequence. Protein-coding genes within it:
- the LOC141965310 gene encoding uncharacterized protein LOC141965310 isoform X2 — protein: MVSRPDPAGGSAVAAAAQESWWLSRSCAKSCAHPRAQGERKSVAPPGSRLLFTCLNLPDQALVPDGKETHKGQPPWWAPRVETPAALAEPRLLKSRLCPQPFPRGGRPVGPFVPGSRTGCGGTLDVLKDYDSAVAALAVLYHVWQRSHILPSRLLHTQPSGLHFPADPSSWMTELFGTCRVSLPGCPSTLHLGHKIHPCSSRVRGL
- the LOC141965310 gene encoding uncharacterized protein LOC141965310 isoform X1, whose protein sequence is MGVFGRGLLEAASELQAGPSLEKTKHVSPGRGSGRRQHAVDRVGQRSAGKCGVTGAEAALGSARLGRRFRALPNQPPPTRAPPGRLRRRHFPGDGGGRAAGHHPPHPEVPPRAKHGSSPRSEAAAGEGRGEPRPPGSEVVFTEAKKEPAPARRQAPARPGRKRRWAAAAAGRGLGAAPPPAGNGGGTRPVGPFVPGSRTGCGGTLDVLKDYDSAVAALAVLYHVWQRSHILPSRLLHTQPSGLHFPADPSSWMTELFGTCRVSLPGCPSTLHLGHKIHPCSSRVRGL